The Candidatus Zixiibacteriota bacterium genome contains a region encoding:
- a CDS encoding polymer-forming cytoskeletal protein, whose amino-acid sequence MITRLYIKLFIGFVLFLSVGSISAQEQSGQKFIRITHSSNKTVAVDSTGQTWYYDADEEKFVKYKKYSRRESEFTDEPIDDEILLPPEIRCTEIYKGDLVELFDDVIVDIDERIEGTVFGFNDVIVKGLVTQDVVSLKRVVIESSGEVRGDVIAAEIVRRRGGKIRGAREEIPLFRRLSPRVIRISNFLPGYVNFIITGFLLFICLVFLALLPNNLRRIVKKIKSSVISSFFWGLLVWISFIPLILILTLTVIGIPLLPLVVILFPLMILLGYIAGAIYIGGIICRIVRITSESMYLFGALGVIFIELGRYGALIFQVSNLDVLAILAYVAHGIIGFIVVSIGMGAVVSARFGMKPKERDISAQPEVTPPPPIDECYLPPVPPPPPSSSSSHPDPDSRDAT is encoded by the coding sequence ATGATCACCAGGTTATATATTAAATTATTCATAGGTTTTGTTCTGTTCCTATCAGTGGGCTCAATTTCCGCCCAGGAACAATCCGGACAGAAGTTTATCCGAATTACTCATTCTTCCAATAAAACCGTCGCGGTCGACTCAACCGGTCAAACCTGGTATTATGATGCCGATGAGGAAAAGTTCGTCAAATATAAAAAATACTCCCGGCGCGAATCCGAGTTTACCGATGAACCGATAGATGATGAAATTTTGCTGCCGCCCGAAATTCGCTGCACTGAAATTTATAAAGGTGATTTGGTAGAGCTCTTCGATGATGTTATCGTTGACATTGACGAAAGAATCGAGGGAACGGTTTTTGGATTTAATGATGTCATCGTCAAAGGCCTGGTCACTCAGGATGTTGTCAGCCTGAAGCGGGTAGTGATTGAAAGCAGCGGCGAGGTTCGTGGAGACGTGATCGCGGCTGAAATTGTACGGCGACGTGGGGGGAAAATAAGGGGGGCTCGGGAAGAAATACCACTTTTTAGGAGGTTGTCGCCCCGTGTTATTCGAATTTCAAATTTTCTTCCGGGATACGTGAATTTCATTATTACCGGGTTTTTGCTTTTTATTTGTTTGGTTTTTTTGGCGCTTCTGCCCAACAATTTACGGCGTATAGTCAAAAAGATAAAATCGTCGGTAATATCTTCGTTTTTCTGGGGTCTTTTGGTATGGATTTCGTTTATCCCGCTCATTTTAATACTGACTTTAACGGTTATCGGAATTCCTTTATTGCCTTTAGTCGTTATCCTGTTTCCACTTATGATCCTTCTTGGATATATCGCAGGGGCTATTTATATCGGCGGGATAATCTGCCGCATCGTTCGGATAACGAGCGAATCGATGTATTTATTTGGCGCCCTGGGAGTAATTTTTATCGAATTGGGTCGTTATGGTGCCTTGATTTTTCAGGTTTCCAATTTAGATGTCTTAGCGATTTTGGCTTATGTCGCCCATGGAATTATCGGTTTTATTGTAGTGTCAATCGGTATGGGGGCAGTCGTCAGCGCCCGATTTGGAATGAAGCCGAAAGAGCGGGATATTTCCGCTCAACCGGAAGTCACCCCGCCTCCGCCAATTGATGAATGTTATCTCCCGCCAGTCCCCCCGCCGCCGCCTTCGTCATCTTCTTCGCATCCTGATCCTGATTCCCGGGATGCAACCTAA
- a CDS encoding LiaF domain-containing protein, translating into MLKRSSAFTLVILLIISSLIFARDIVKIDKIIPADSKIKDISVHSDLDNAILRFSTHGSGDLLKGRLRYDADKMDVEFEYDDSKPAAGLTITADKLRRWGNVDIDDCRMQLSFSQDYIWEFDLDIGGAEYDFDFSGLPIKKLNLDIGAAEGRIIFEQPNPEKIRLLNIQAGAGDFEFQGLGYANFENFEFNCGAGEVELNFDGQSSGHRKAIIDVGIGDVLIDIPRDLPVRIETDGGLLSDIKIRRAKLEKVRRGVYQSPDYDDAEYSLEIEIDVGMGSAVISKGNSIMEIFGDDWDFRREGGFFAGHNLGLPEFRALPAIPAMPAPAAFEIPPLPKLPPVPPIPPIPAIPIGGKRIKIPD; encoded by the coding sequence ATGCTAAAACGAAGTTCTGCTTTTACCCTGGTGATACTGTTGATAATATCTTCATTGATATTTGCACGGGATATTGTCAAAATTGATAAAATTATTCCCGCTGATTCCAAAATTAAAGACATTTCTGTTCATTCTGATTTGGATAATGCCATATTGAGATTTTCGACACATGGATCCGGAGATTTGTTGAAAGGCCGCCTCCGATATGACGCGGATAAAATGGATGTGGAATTTGAGTATGACGATAGCAAACCGGCCGCGGGTTTAACTATAACGGCCGATAAACTTCGCCGCTGGGGAAATGTCGACATCGACGATTGTCGGATGCAGTTATCATTTTCTCAGGATTATATCTGGGAATTTGATCTGGACATAGGAGGCGCTGAATACGATTTTGATTTTTCCGGATTACCTATCAAAAAATTGAATCTTGATATAGGCGCGGCCGAAGGGCGAATAATTTTTGAGCAGCCGAATCCGGAAAAGATTAGACTATTAAACATTCAAGCCGGGGCGGGTGATTTTGAATTTCAGGGCCTGGGATACGCCAATTTCGAAAATTTTGAGTTTAACTGCGGGGCGGGTGAGGTTGAGCTGAATTTTGACGGACAGTCATCGGGACATAGAAAGGCGATTATTGATGTGGGAATTGGAGATGTCCTGATTGACATACCTCGCGATTTGCCGGTTAGGATTGAAACCGATGGCGGTCTTTTGAGTGATATAAAAATCAGGCGCGCCAAATTGGAAAAGGTTCGGAGGGGCGTTTACCAATCACCGGATTATGACGATGCCGAATATAGCCTTGAAATAGAGATTGATGTCGGAATGGGTTCGGCGGTTATTTCTAAAGGTAATTCCATAATGGAGATTTTTGGAGATGATTGGGATTTCCGCAGAGAAGGTGGATTCTTCGCGGGTCACAATCTGGGTTTGCCGGAGTTTCGGGCTTTACCGGCAATACCGGCGATGCCTGCGCCTGCAGCTTTTGAAATACCTCCTCTTCCTAAACTGCCGCCAGTGCCTCCCATTCCTCCGATTCCCGCAATCCCAATTGGTGGCAAAAGGATCAAGATTCCGGATTAG
- a CDS encoding ATP-binding protein, translated as MSKTEILPDGIIIPSSTDYLAKVDRHLEEKFTQAGIDPSIITDIAISVSELVNNAIMHGNGSDISKTVEVKFSITSNELRVIITDQGEGFDIETVDNPVDDENLLKEIGRGIFIVKNFVDDLIVSQAQTGGTQVEIVKKL; from the coding sequence ATGAGCAAAACTGAAATATTACCCGACGGAATAATCATCCCTTCCTCCACCGATTATTTGGCCAAAGTTGACCGGCATCTGGAGGAAAAATTCACGCAAGCCGGTATTGATCCATCAATCATTACCGATATCGCGATTTCGGTTTCGGAATTGGTCAATAACGCGATCATGCATGGGAATGGATCGGATATATCAAAAACAGTTGAAGTAAAGTTTTCCATTACCTCAAATGAGTTGAGGGTGATAATAACCGATCAGGGGGAAGGGTTTGATATTGAGACTGTTGACAATCCGGTCGACGATGAAAACCTGTTGAAGGAAATCGGTCGCGGGATATTTATCGTAAAGAATTTCGTTGACGACCTAATAGTATCCCAGGCGCAAACCGGGGGAACCCAAGTGGAGATCGTCAAAAAGCTATAG
- a CDS encoding DUF4097 family beta strand repeat-containing protein yields the protein MSRFIIVLTIVILQAGLSFGKTYEYEYQKIINVEPGLELTINNANGKIILTTNNDYKLKVDAVKKIIADSKDEADLIADHVQISVASVDGHFSIEPQFLRIHDRSPSFWQKILGKSGEPSYGSIDFVISVPTDCNADIYNSSGNIEATGIRGKIFVSGTAGNVIIRDNQGDLEITTTSGLVELNDIEGEVSINANGSDVNFYSINGNVEIRNSSGLMTGEYLIGDLVLSQTTGSIDLKHIEGDIRLQSTSGKINILQDFGALDVSTESGNINIKTELNSAKDYFVETISGSIEFLIPVASGGEIKLEAGSGDINTQVPISIDSFSKTRITGSFGHGGPKVSLITRSGDITLSEF from the coding sequence TTGTCTCGGTTTATCATAGTTCTAACAATAGTCATACTTCAGGCAGGGTTATCTTTCGGGAAAACATATGAGTATGAATATCAAAAGATAATAAATGTCGAGCCCGGTCTGGAACTGACCATAAACAACGCCAATGGAAAAATTATTCTGACGACCAATAATGATTATAAATTGAAAGTTGACGCCGTTAAAAAAATAATCGCCGATAGTAAAGATGAGGCTGATTTAATCGCCGACCATGTCCAGATCAGCGTCGCCTCGGTTGATGGTCATTTTTCGATTGAGCCTCAATTTTTGAGAATTCACGATCGGTCGCCTTCTTTCTGGCAAAAAATTCTGGGCAAATCGGGCGAACCGTCTTACGGTTCAATCGATTTTGTCATTTCGGTTCCGACTGATTGCAACGCCGATATCTACAACTCATCGGGAAATATTGAGGCGACCGGGATTCGCGGGAAAATATTTGTCTCTGGCACGGCCGGTAACGTCATCATTCGGGATAATCAGGGTGATCTGGAAATTACGACTACTTCCGGATTGGTGGAACTGAATGATATTGAGGGTGAAGTAAGCATCAATGCCAACGGCTCAGATGTTAATTTTTATTCCATCAACGGCAACGTCGAGATTCGCAACAGCTCCGGGCTGATGACGGGCGAATATCTTATCGGTGATTTAGTCCTGAGCCAGACAACCGGTAGTATAGATTTGAAGCATATCGAGGGCGATATCAGGCTCCAGTCAACTTCGGGGAAGATCAATATTTTACAGGATTTTGGGGCACTTGATGTTTCTACCGAGTCGGGAAATATCAATATTAAAACCGAGTTGAATTCGGCCAAAGATTATTTTGTTGAAACAATTTCGGGATCAATCGAGTTTTTAATTCCGGTTGCTTCCGGAGGTGAGATAAAGCTTGAAGCGGGATCGGGTGATATCAATACCCAGGTCCCGATTTCAATTGATTCTTTTTCCAAAACGAGAATAACCGGAAGTTTTGGTCATGGAGGACCGAAAGTATCGCTGATAACAAGATCAGGAGATATAACTCTATCGGAATTTTGA
- a CDS encoding SpoIIE family protein phosphatase — MDTQSLIFALIYFGFGFGLIFLSILIIRDSAKIRLNRITAIMLFFAGLGPIFAALGTVISPYQSGAPLKESYLYNLFYIWELFFPALLYFSWIFPYDRLAGIKIRWRFLIFLPHLFHVILVVFVSDTDQLLNWLTVEPGQENWLTSLLDPILSVLQWLMVPIGLILASHKKFFALINLSYVIFAVIYLYRGMRHVKADRLRKQVRVIIMGIHISLGLYIFTFILPNLFTIEISELWTSLLTIFALVIGVGSIAWAIIRYQFLDIRLILRQSLVYTVSSALLVGSYVIIITQFSVVLQSFFGQQLPLINIGFIIVALILFQPINNYVDNIIKGLFIRDRSDYRNIMNRLSSRIINILDRRQLFRVVEDTLKSNMLVEGVGFSIYDDASKTYLYFPVGGKAESHLNNTDPMLGAIGQLKAPTFYDRIESWQRGSPLATMMGADNIHLVVPLNKGEHLLGFMALTDKSSGFKFDYEDFTLLATLANQMIVVLSNVRLYHESLVKQRLEEEMNLARQIQIDLLPDTPPHGKNYTICAHSEPSRTVGGDFYDFILTDDDGGVGMVVADISGKGMPAALLAAQIQATLRSEVSNNREVSETLTNVNKIVSCLSSSSGKYATLFFGKYRPDSGEFEFSNAGHNYPLLIRSNGNHEFLEAGGTVIGAFDNVLYQSVKVRLEPDDLLFLYTDGLSEAMNAYEEEYGENRILDYLVSNRHKTAEQIQAGILNEVREFSSAQTAEDDTTIVVMKVNGVNVNE; from the coding sequence ATGGATACACAATCTCTCATATTCGCGCTGATATATTTTGGGTTTGGCTTTGGATTGATTTTTCTTTCGATCCTGATTATCAGGGACTCGGCCAAAATCCGCCTTAATCGCATAACCGCAATTATGCTGTTTTTTGCGGGCCTTGGGCCGATATTTGCAGCGCTGGGTACTGTCATTTCTCCGTACCAGAGCGGCGCTCCTCTTAAAGAATCATATCTTTATAATTTGTTCTATATCTGGGAATTGTTTTTTCCGGCTTTGCTTTATTTCTCCTGGATATTCCCGTATGACCGACTGGCTGGGATAAAAATCCGATGGCGGTTTTTGATTTTTCTTCCCCATCTCTTCCATGTCATTTTAGTGGTTTTTGTTAGCGATACGGATCAGTTATTAAACTGGCTGACGGTCGAACCGGGGCAGGAAAACTGGCTGACGAGCTTGCTTGATCCGATTTTATCCGTGCTCCAATGGTTAATGGTGCCGATAGGATTAATCCTGGCGTCACATAAAAAGTTTTTCGCGCTCATAAATCTCTCATACGTAATATTCGCCGTGATTTATTTATATCGTGGGATGCGGCATGTCAAGGCCGATCGTTTGAGAAAACAAGTACGCGTCATTATCATGGGAATTCATATTTCCCTGGGCTTATATATATTTACATTTATTTTACCCAACCTGTTTACGATAGAGATATCAGAACTGTGGACGTCGCTTTTGACAATATTCGCTCTGGTTATCGGCGTGGGTTCTATCGCCTGGGCTATTATCCGTTATCAATTTTTGGATATCAGGTTAATTCTCAGGCAATCGCTGGTATATACCGTTTCTTCGGCGTTATTGGTCGGGTCCTATGTTATCATCATCACACAGTTTTCGGTAGTTCTTCAATCTTTCTTCGGTCAACAACTACCGCTCATCAATATCGGCTTTATTATTGTCGCTTTAATTTTATTCCAGCCGATCAACAATTACGTTGACAATATTATTAAGGGATTGTTTATCCGCGATCGTTCCGACTACCGAAACATCATGAATCGCTTATCGTCCAGAATTATTAATATCCTCGACCGGCGGCAACTTTTTAGGGTCGTGGAAGATACGTTAAAATCGAATATGCTGGTCGAAGGAGTTGGGTTTTCAATTTATGACGACGCAAGTAAGACCTATCTTTATTTTCCGGTAGGTGGAAAAGCCGAATCTCATCTCAATAATACCGACCCGATGCTGGGTGCGATTGGTCAATTGAAGGCTCCAACCTTTTATGATCGCATTGAAAGTTGGCAGAGGGGTTCTCCTCTGGCAACCATGATGGGAGCCGATAACATTCATCTGGTGGTTCCTTTGAATAAGGGCGAACATTTATTGGGATTTATGGCCCTAACCGATAAAAGTTCAGGCTTTAAATTCGACTATGAAGATTTTACACTGCTGGCAACGTTGGCCAATCAAATGATAGTAGTCTTGTCGAACGTGAGATTATATCACGAGTCTCTCGTTAAACAACGCCTTGAAGAAGAAATGAATCTGGCTCGCCAGATTCAAATTGACCTGTTGCCCGACACGCCGCCTCATGGAAAAAACTATACGATATGTGCCCATAGCGAACCTTCGAGAACGGTTGGCGGTGATTTTTATGATTTTATTCTGACCGATGACGATGGTGGAGTTGGAATGGTTGTGGCTGATATATCCGGTAAGGGGATGCCGGCGGCTCTTCTGGCTGCCCAGATTCAGGCGACTCTGAGAAGCGAAGTGAGCAATAACCGAGAAGTATCCGAAACTCTGACTAACGTGAATAAAATCGTTTCCTGCCTGTCATCATCATCAGGAAAATACGCAACCCTTTTCTTCGGCAAATACAGACCGGATTCGGGCGAATTTGAATTTTCAAATGCCGGCCACAACTACCCGCTTTTGATTCGCTCCAATGGAAATCATGAATTTCTGGAAGCCGGTGGAACAGTGATTGGCGCCTTCGATAACGTTTTATATCAATCGGTGAAGGTAAGGCTCGAGCCGGACGATTTGCTCTTTCTTT
- a CDS encoding STAS domain-containing protein, which translates to MKLNHFEKGGVVVIEPKGKIMGGPESTALHDLLHDLIEQKKTNVIINLGKVDWMNSTGLGLLISGLTTLRKSDGELRLANVTEKIQSLLTITKLVTVFKSFDSVDEAIDSF; encoded by the coding sequence ATGAAATTGAACCACTTCGAAAAAGGCGGTGTAGTCGTTATTGAGCCCAAAGGGAAAATTATGGGCGGGCCGGAATCAACGGCATTGCATGATTTGTTGCATGATTTGATCGAGCAAAAAAAGACCAATGTCATAATAAATTTGGGCAAAGTTGACTGGATGAATTCAACCGGTCTGGGGCTTTTGATATCCGGATTGACGACTCTCAGAAAATCAGACGGGGAGCTGCGTTTGGCAAACGTGACCGAGAAGATTCAATCGCTTTTAACGATCACAAAACTGGTAACCGTTTTTAAATCATTTGATTCGGTAGATGAGGCGATTGATTCATTTTAA